TACACTCTCTGCGTATGTACAGCAACTTGACATCAACATATTAAAAGAAGGTTATCACAGTTGCCAGTTTGGAAGCACATTTGCTGTTTCATATTAAGTTGCCCAATTTTTAAggtgaaaatataaaaatataatggGCTCTTATAGAGCCTTGCCTGCTTGGCATGACTGCAGCTGACTATGTCAAATTAAGCACCAAGCCCAGTTTGATGCAAACAGGAAAGAGATCAAACAACTACTCTCTAACAAGAAAACCTCACACATTAGACTTCTCAATGACACATCAAAGCCCTGCGAACAGAAACGTTTTAAAGCTTTATGCAATTTGACCCAGCCACACCTACAAGAAACGAAGGCTGCGCGGAGAAAGCCTAAGAATAAGAGATCTAGTTTTAACTGGTACACAGACCTGGAAGTGCTTTTATGAAGAGATAAAATCTGTTCATGCTCCCATGCATTAGCTCTCCTTCGTAGTTTAGAAAGGTGTTCCCCGCTTATGTAAGAGAAGCAAACTGCTTCCACATAGGCAGAATGTGTGATCCTTTTATTGAGGTGTTTCTTTTATACTCGGGAGCCTTCTTCTATGACATAATTGAAACTGTTCATTAACTGATGACATTCAGGCTTCAACTaatgaagcagagaaaactCCAAAAGCCATCCATCATGATAAAATGgttaagaaagagaaaataaagctcACAAATAATCCAGTCCTCTTAGCAGCTATTGAAAGCATACATGTTTCGTTTCACAGGATATCCTCgggtggaagggacccactGGTCCAACTCCTGTGCACAAGAGCATCCCCGGGAGTCACACCGAGTGCCTGAGAGCAGTGCTCAAACACTTTTTGAACTCCGTCAGGCTGGTGCTGCGCCCACTTCCCCGGGGACCCTGTTCTAGTGCCCCACCACGCGCCGGGCGAAGAGCCTTTTTCTAACACCCAAACTAAATCTCGCCTGAGACACGTTCAGGCCATTCTCCTGGCCCCTGGCAGCGCCATCCCAGCCACCCGTGCCGGCCCCTCCGCTGCCCCCAGGAGGAAGCCGCGGGCTGCGATGTGCTTCCAGCGCCTCAGCGATACCCGCGCCACCCGCAGCTCCGCTGCTCGGGAGCGAACACGGGGCGCTACAAGGAACGGCAAGTGTCATCCAGTAAGGAATTTGTTGAGTAGTCACTAAACCTTGGGTAGGGGTAACCAGCGTTTCCTCTCTACACAGTACTTGACAACAATTCTTCCGTCGAGGTACAGCACTTGCCTGTCTCACGGGGCCAAGACCCCAAGGGCTGTCTAGCCCCgcactcagcactgctggagcacagctgcaTTTGTGGCTCCACCACCTCACCGCCGTGAGGCACCGCCGGCCGCCTGTGCCCTGCCGCGCCCAGCCCACCCGCACGAGGGCGCTCACCCAGCCCCGCCGGGGACACACAGGCGCCACTCCGCGGCCTCCCTACGCCGCGCTGAGCGGCATCTCCGCAGCCAATAAACGGCCTTAAAGGCTGGAGGGAGGGCGCTGCTGGCCAATAGGAGAGCGGACAGCGGGGAATGCGAGAGCCCAATTGAGAAACTTTCCGGCCCGGGGAGGGTGGGAACAAGAGTAAGGTTCAGTCACAGACGGAGCGCGCTTCCTCCAATCAGAGCGTCTCCCCTCGTCGCACGCCCCGGATTGGCCAACAGATGGCCTCAGCTCCGTCGTCTCGCCAATAGAGAGGTAGCGCTGCATGACAGACGTTCGGCTCAGCCAATTACTGTCGGTACAGAGGACCCAGCCTTTCTCTCTTGCAAAATGGCGGCCACGGCTCCCAGTGCGGCTCctcccgcggccgccccgccgcaGAGCCCGACGGCGGCTCCCACCGCCCCGGCGGGGAGCGCTCCCCCCGCGGCCGCGCCCaccccgcccgccgcgccggccccgccaCCGGCCGCGCCGCTGTCAGCCGCGCTCTCGGGCCCCTTCCCCGGCGGCCGCGTGGTGCGGCTGCACCCGGTTGTGCTCGCCTCCATCGTGGACAGCTTCGAGCGGCGCAACGAGGGCGCGGCACGGGTCATCGGGACGCTGCTGGGTAAGAACCgccgccctgccctgccttgctcGCCACAGCCTCGGGGAGAGCGCCCGCTCTCCCCGCGGCGCCCCCCTTACCCGCCGCGCTCCCTCCCTCCCGCAGGGACCGTGGACAAGCACTCCGTGGAGGTCACCAACTGCTTCTCCGTCCCGCACAACGAGTCCGAGGATGAGGTACGGAGGCGGCCCGGGCAGAGCGGGATCTCTCGGCGGGGCGCGACCCCGCAGTCTCGCTGCTGGCGGCCCGTGTTGCCCTCCCGGCTAAGCACCCTGTAACCAGCTCTCTCGGCACTCTCCCGTTTCTCAGGTGGCTGTGGATATGGAATTTGCCAAAAACATGTATGAGTTGCACAAGAAAGTCTCTCCTAGCGAGATCATCTTGGGCTGGTAAGTTCTCCTTCTGCAAGAAGTTGCAAGTAATTGTGTTGATTCTTTAAACTACTTAAAATACATAACAGATAATAGAGAAGCACTAATACTTGTGACAGTGCAATCTTGCAACTCCTGCTACACAGTAAGTGGTAAAGCTCCTGCAGCTCATATAAAGAAGAGGCTGTACTGGAGGCTTAAAGGATTTTGTTTCGTTTATGTCTAGCAAGGTATCATAGAGGAGTGATGTGTTAGAGAATGCATGGACAGCTTTTTTAATAGGACTCAATACCTGTAGTACAACCATGGAAATTAACTGGTTAGAAAGAAGGGACAATACAAAAGAGGCTTTTAATGTACCAAAGGCATCAGGAGGAATCACTGATACCAGCTTGAATACTTAGTTCTCTGCTCGAAGTACCTGTGTGTGGGATATGAAGCAAGATCAGTACAGCGTTATGGGAACAGAGTCTGTGTGTGGCACAGTGTatttatcactctttccatgCTTCTCTGATCCTACAAAAtggcttcattttcttcctgtggaGCAAGCTTCCTCAACAGCCTTCTAATGGCACAGCAGAGTGCAGCTCCAGTGACAGGAGTTTCCCTGAGGATATGAGATGGTAATTGTAGAGCAGTTAAAGGAGCTAGATTAACGAGTTAGACCTCCTGCAGAGGGATGTGTGAtttgtggaaaacaaaatttgtcCAAGTTTGTTTGGTATGCTTTTACTTACATAGATGGAAAAAGTGACAGATAACTCAATATTAGATGTCTGATGTCAATTTACTGATGTTTTATGACTGGTACTACAGCACTGGCCCCGTGCATATTTTGGGAGTGGGTGTGCTCAGCCTGTGATTCTTACAAGTGATTTTAGGGACAAGTGGCCATAAACTAAAAACCTCCAAGTTAAAACACTTAGGTTTAGTATGTTGATACAGCTCAGTGTTTGGAAATTGGTATTTTAGGATACAAACCTGTTAAATACCAACAATACAAAACACTGGGCACTTGAATGTTGGAAGAATGGCTCTTCAGCGTGTGTTCTTTTGAAGGTATGCAACAGGTCATGACATCACGGAACACTCAGTCCTGATCCATGAGTATTACAGCCGGGAAGCACACAATCCAATCCACCTCACTGTGGACACAAGTCTCCAGAATTCACGCATGAGCATCAAAG
This is a stretch of genomic DNA from Sylvia atricapilla isolate bSylAtr1 chromosome 8, bSylAtr1.pri, whole genome shotgun sequence. It encodes these proteins:
- the EIF3F gene encoding eukaryotic translation initiation factor 3 subunit F; the protein is MAATAPSAAPPAAAPPQSPTAAPTAPAGSAPPAAAPTPPAAPAPPPAAPLSAALSGPFPGGRVVRLHPVVLASIVDSFERRNEGAARVIGTLLGTVDKHSVEVTNCFSVPHNESEDEVAVDMEFAKNMYELHKKVSPSEIILGWYATGHDITEHSVLIHEYYSREAHNPIHLTVDTSLQNSRMSIKAYVSAPMGVPGKTMGVMFTPLTVKYVYYDTERIGVDLIMKTCFSPNRVIGLSSDLQQVGSASARIQDTLTMVLQYAEDVLSGKVAADNTVGRFLMDLINQVPKISPEDFETMLNSNINDLLMVTYLANLTQSQIALNEKLLSL